In one Winogradskyella sp. MH6 genomic region, the following are encoded:
- a CDS encoding M61 family metallopeptidase — translation MKNYLAVLGLSVILVGCGSAKPKVDDLAVNNPIETALDLTAVVDDKVPVTINPGRFTTETVTYRLPRVVQGTYSVSDFGKYVEGMKALDYKGNELKVTKVDTNTWTIADATNLDKLTYYVNDTFDIESTGGIGGENPFSPAGTNIEEDNYVLNLHGFIGYFDSLKNNQYALDVTAPATFVRTSALEDRGMKSSADGKSITSSYFAQRYFEITDNPMMYGKLDVEEFMVGDIKIVLSVFSPNKVHTAASQKETVYKMMQAQKKYLGDVNSTARYDIYLYLSDGSDTAPKGMGALEHHTSTVVVLPESSSKEGLAASIIDVVAHEFFHIVTPLSVHSEDVHYFDYNKPTFSKHLWMYEGVTEYFAQHFQVYEGLIEPTDFYSTMMGKIATSKNLDDAMSFTVMSENVLEEPYAHNYYNVYMKGALIGMCIDILMRKESDGNRSMLSLMKELSAKYGKEKPFDDDKIIAEITEMTYPSVGEFLKTHVEGDVPINYNEFFEMVGLTLGETEVPTNYIFAGGQNIIFDGDPNKGIFFSPMALQNSFWASQGVQAGDIIKKVNGKDLTLENAQQVIGGMYGWQEGMEYSLDLERNGEAVVLKGTLGKATAKSESLVEDENATEAQKALRQAWLKG, via the coding sequence ATGAAGAACTATTTAGCCGTTTTGGGCTTAAGTGTAATTTTGGTAGGTTGTGGTTCAGCCAAGCCAAAAGTAGATGATTTAGCAGTTAATAATCCTATCGAAACTGCTTTAGATTTAACAGCAGTGGTAGATGATAAAGTGCCAGTAACTATTAATCCTGGTCGTTTTACCACAGAAACGGTAACGTACAGATTGCCTCGAGTAGTACAAGGAACATATTCTGTTAGTGATTTCGGTAAGTATGTAGAAGGTATGAAAGCTTTAGATTATAAAGGTAATGAGCTTAAAGTAACTAAAGTAGATACCAACACTTGGACGATTGCAGATGCTACCAATTTAGACAAATTAACCTACTACGTTAATGATACTTTTGATATTGAATCTACAGGTGGCATAGGTGGTGAAAACCCATTCTCACCAGCTGGAACAAATATTGAAGAAGACAATTATGTATTAAATCTTCATGGATTTATTGGTTATTTCGATTCTTTAAAAAACAATCAATATGCTTTAGATGTTACTGCGCCAGCAACCTTTGTAAGAACTTCAGCTTTAGAAGACAGAGGCATGAAGTCTAGTGCAGACGGAAAGTCTATAACCAGCAGTTATTTTGCACAACGTTATTTTGAAATTACCGACAACCCTATGATGTATGGTAAGCTAGATGTTGAAGAGTTTATGGTTGGTGACATTAAAATTGTATTAAGTGTATTTTCACCAAACAAAGTGCACACTGCAGCGAGCCAAAAAGAAACGGTTTATAAAATGATGCAGGCACAAAAGAAGTATTTAGGCGATGTTAACAGTACAGCACGTTACGACATCTATTTATACTTATCAGACGGTTCTGATACAGCGCCAAAAGGTATGGGAGCTTTAGAGCACCATACATCTACAGTAGTTGTGTTACCAGAATCTTCAAGTAAAGAAGGCTTGGCAGCTTCTATTATAGATGTTGTAGCACATGAGTTCTTTCATATTGTAACACCATTATCTGTACACTCAGAAGATGTACATTATTTCGATTATAACAAACCAACATTCTCTAAGCATTTATGGATGTACGAAGGTGTAACTGAGTATTTTGCACAACACTTTCAGGTTTATGAAGGTTTAATTGAGCCAACTGATTTTTACAGCACTATGATGGGTAAAATAGCAACATCTAAAAATTTGGATGATGCCATGAGTTTTACTGTAATGAGTGAAAACGTGCTAGAAGAGCCATATGCACATAATTACTATAATGTATACATGAAAGGGGCTTTAATCGGTATGTGTATCGATATTTTAATGCGAAAAGAAAGCGATGGTAATAGAAGCATGTTGTCTTTAATGAAAGAATTGTCTGCTAAATATGGTAAAGAAAAACCTTTTGATGATGACAAAATCATTGCAGAGATTACTGAAATGACATATCCTAGCGTTGGCGAGTTCTTAAAAACACATGTTGAAGGTGATGTACCAATTAACTATAACGAGTTTTTTGAAATGGTTGGTTTAACCCTGGGTGAAACTGAAGTACCAACAAACTACATTTTTGCAGGTGGACAAAACATCATTTTTGATGGTGATCCTAACAAAGGTATTTTCTTTTCGCCAATGGCATTACAGAATTCATTTTGGGCATCTCAAGGAGTGCAAGCTGGCGATATCATCAAAAAAGTTAACGGTAAAGATTTAACGCTAGAAAATGCACAACAAGTTATTGGTGGCATGTACGGCTGGCAAGAAGGCATGGAGTATAGCTTAGATTTAGAACGTAATGGGGAAGCTGTTGTTTTAAAAGGTACATTAGGTAAAGCAACTGCTAAAAGTGAATCTTTAGTAGAAGATGAAAACGCTACAGAAGCACAAAAAGCTTTAAGACAAGCTTGGTTGAAAGGGTAA
- the ychF gene encoding redox-regulated ATPase YchF: MKAGIVGLPNVGKSTLFNCLSNAKAQSANFPFCTIEPNIGVVNVPDPRLAKLESLVNPERVMPATVEIVDIAGLVKGASKGEGLGNQFLANIRETDAILHVLRCFDNDNIVHVDGSVDPIRDKETIDMELQLKDLETTEKKLDKVKRAAKTGNKEAQAEEAVLLKIKNGLESGVSVRALEFSDEDYADYVKPLQFITDKPVMYVCNVDEGAANTGNAYVEQVREAVKDEQAEVLVLAVGTEADINELEDYEERQMFLEDIGLDEPGSAKLIRAAYKLLNQQTYFTAGVKEVRAWTVNVGATAPQAAGVIHTDFEKGFIRAEVIGYDDYVNYGSEAKVKEAGKMRVEGKNYIVKDGDVMHFLFNV, from the coding sequence ATGAAAGCTGGAATAGTAGGATTACCAAACGTAGGAAAATCAACCTTATTTAACTGTTTATCTAACGCTAAAGCGCAAAGTGCAAACTTTCCGTTTTGTACTATAGAACCAAACATTGGTGTGGTTAACGTGCCAGATCCAAGATTGGCAAAACTAGAGTCTTTGGTTAATCCAGAGCGTGTAATGCCTGCAACGGTAGAGATTGTAGATATCGCAGGTTTGGTAAAAGGTGCGAGTAAAGGAGAAGGTTTAGGAAACCAGTTCTTAGCCAACATTAGAGAAACCGATGCTATTTTGCACGTATTACGTTGTTTTGATAACGATAATATTGTTCACGTTGATGGTTCTGTAGATCCTATAAGAGATAAGGAAACCATTGATATGGAGCTTCAGCTTAAAGATTTAGAAACGACTGAAAAGAAGTTAGATAAGGTAAAGCGTGCTGCTAAAACTGGTAATAAAGAAGCGCAAGCAGAAGAAGCAGTGCTTTTAAAGATAAAAAATGGTTTAGAATCTGGTGTGTCTGTGAGAGCTTTAGAGTTTTCGGATGAAGATTATGCAGACTACGTAAAGCCATTACAGTTTATTACAGATAAGCCTGTTATGTATGTGTGTAATGTAGATGAAGGCGCTGCAAACACTGGTAATGCTTATGTAGAGCAGGTGAGAGAAGCGGTAAAAGATGAGCAAGCAGAAGTATTGGTGTTAGCTGTTGGTACAGAAGCCGATATTAACGAGTTAGAAGACTACGAAGAACGCCAAATGTTCTTAGAAGATATAGGTTTAGACGAGCCAGGTTCAGCAAAATTAATTAGAGCGGCTTATAAGCTTTTAAATCAGCAAACCTACTTTACTGCTGGTGTAAAAGAAGTAAGAGCGTGGACGGTTAATGTTGGTGCTACTGCGCCACAAGCTGCTGGAGTTATTCATACCGATTTTGAAAAAGGCTTTATTAGAGCAGAAGTTATTGGTTATGATGACTATGTTAACTACGGAAGCGAAGCCAAAGTAAAAGAAGCTGGTAAAATGCGTGTAGAAGGGAAGAATTACATTGTTAAGGATGGAGATGTGATGCATTTCTTGTTTAATGTGTAA
- a CDS encoding GIY-YIG nuclease family protein, with protein MPKRDYHNYWVYILTNKPNGVLYIGLTAGLDDRMERHADGNGSFFTSKYRLKRLVYFEEFQYVGDAIKREKQLKNWRRDWKINLIEKENPNWDNLWERLDSETSSE; from the coding sequence ATGCCAAAAAGAGACTACCATAATTATTGGGTTTACATTTTAACAAATAAACCAAATGGTGTTCTTTATATTGGACTTACAGCTGGTTTAGATGATAGAATGGAACGACACGCTGATGGTAATGGTAGTTTTTTCACTTCCAAATACAGATTAAAGAGACTCGTTTATTTTGAGGAATTTCAATATGTTGGAGATGCTATCAAAAGAGAGAAACAATTGAAAAATTGGAGAAGAGATTGGAAAATTAACTTAATTGAGAAAGAAAATCCGAATTGGGATAATCTTTGGGAAAGACTAGATTCTGAAACGAGTTCAGAATGA
- a CDS encoding SRPBCC family protein, giving the protein MPQIVIETEINADIDICFDLARDVGFYSQSLKNRNEIPISGKISGLVEKGDYVTWETTHLNLLQHLTLKVSEFEKPYLFVDEIVKGEFKSYKHNHVFKEREGKTVMIDELYFASKYGIIGKITDYLILKRYLKGLMITRNKILKQKAEELSKR; this is encoded by the coding sequence ATGCCCCAAATTGTAATAGAAACTGAAATTAATGCCGATATAGATATATGCTTTGATTTAGCTCGAGATGTTGGTTTCTATTCACAATCCTTAAAAAACCGTAATGAAATACCTATAAGTGGTAAAATATCAGGTTTAGTAGAGAAGGGAGACTACGTAACTTGGGAAACAACACATCTTAATCTATTGCAACACCTAACGCTCAAGGTATCAGAGTTTGAAAAGCCTTACTTGTTTGTAGATGAGATTGTTAAGGGTGAATTTAAGTCTTACAAGCATAATCATGTTTTTAAAGAAAGAGAAGGCAAGACTGTAATGATTGATGAGCTTTACTTTGCATCTAAATATGGGATCATAGGTAAGATTACAGATTATCTTATTTTAAAAAGGTATTTAAAAGGGCTTATGATTACCAGAAACAAAATTTTAAAGCAAAAAGCTGAAGAATTATCAAAACGGTAA
- a CDS encoding glycosyltransferase family 2 protein yields MSQPLVSILIPFKNTEAFISECVTSIISQTYTNWEAIFVNDHSDDASYTIVEKFSENDDRIQLYNNKHEGIISALQTAFNNCKGDYITRMDSDDIMTKNRLEVMLNSLLKYGKHHLAVGQVKYFRTDGISNGYARYEHWLNGLTEKGNNYSEIYKECVIPSPCWMLHRDDFVECEGFEPNRYPEDYDLTFRFYRAKYKCIPCDKVLLHWRDYSTRTSRTHEHYAANYFLDIKLHYFLELDYKPERTLVVWGAGKKGKTLAKLLIENDISFYWICNNKKKIGKEIYGQELLEYKYIEQLNLPQSIITVANEEAQKDIKQYYKKLNMQTMTDYFFFC; encoded by the coding sequence ATGTCTCAGCCACTAGTCAGCATTTTAATTCCTTTTAAAAATACCGAAGCCTTTATTTCTGAATGTGTTACTTCTATCATTAGCCAAACTTACACCAATTGGGAAGCTATTTTTGTAAATGATCATTCTGATGATGCATCTTACACTATTGTTGAAAAATTTTCAGAAAATGATGACCGAATTCAACTTTACAACAACAAACACGAAGGTATAATTTCTGCACTCCAAACAGCATTTAACAACTGTAAAGGCGATTATATTACCAGAATGGATAGCGATGATATAATGACCAAAAACAGACTTGAAGTAATGCTGAATAGTCTTTTAAAATATGGCAAACATCACCTTGCTGTTGGGCAAGTAAAGTATTTTAGAACTGATGGCATTAGTAATGGTTATGCACGCTACGAACATTGGCTTAATGGGCTTACCGAAAAAGGAAATAACTATTCTGAAATTTACAAAGAGTGCGTAATTCCATCACCTTGTTGGATGCTACATCGTGATGATTTTGTAGAATGTGAAGGTTTTGAGCCTAACCGTTATCCTGAAGATTATGATTTAACGTTTCGGTTTTACAGAGCAAAATATAAATGTATTCCTTGCGACAAAGTACTACTCCATTGGCGCGATTACAGTACACGAACGTCCAGAACGCACGAGCATTATGCTGCAAATTACTTTTTAGACATAAAATTACACTACTTCTTAGAGCTAGATTACAAACCCGAAAGAACTTTAGTTGTTTGGGGAGCAGGAAAAAAAGGAAAAACTTTAGCTAAACTCTTAATTGAAAATGATATTTCGTTTTACTGGATTTGTAATAACAAAAAGAAAATAGGCAAAGAAATTTACGGACAAGAGTTATTAGAATACAAATACATAGAACAACTCAATCTTCCTCAAAGTATTATTACCGTTGCTAATGAAGAAGCACAAAAAGACATAAAACAGTATTACAAAAAGCTAAACATGCAGACTATGACTGATTATTTTTTCTTTTGTTAA
- a CDS encoding DNA gyrase/topoisomerase IV subunit A produces MAEDQNEELLNEDNGNQETITKVTGMYKDWFLDYASYVILERAVPAIEDGFKPVQRRIMHSMKDLDDGRYNKVANIVGHTMQYHPHGDASIADAMVQIGQKDLLIDTQGNWGNILTGDSAAASRYIEARLSKFALDVVYNPKITEWQASYDGRRKEPINLPVMFPLLLAQGGEGIAVGLSTKILPHNFLELIDASVKHLKGKRFTIYPDFPTAGIADISNYNDGLRGGKVRVRAKISQLDKNTLVITEIPFGTTTSSLIDSILKANDKGKIKIKRIEDNTAAEVEILIHLPPGLSPDKTIDALYAFTACETSISPLGCVIEDNKPLFVGVSEMLRRSTDNTVQLLKQELEIKLGEFEEQWHFASLERIFIENRIYRDIEEEETWEGVIKAIDKGLQPHIKHLKRAITEEDIVRLTEIRIKRISKFDIDKAQQKIDALEDQIAEVKHHLANLIDYAIAYFERLKKDYGEGKERKTELRAFEDVDATKVVIRNTKLYVNREEGFIGTSLKRDEYVCDCSDIDDIIVFTQEGKMMVTKVDSKTFVGKNIIHVAVFKKKDKRTIYNMIYRDGKKGPSYVKRFAVTSITRDREYDMTNGDKGSVVWYFSANPNGEAEVVTVLLRQVGSIKKLKWDLDFADILIKGRSSKGNLVTKYSIKRIELKEKGVSTLKPRKIWFDDTVQRLNVDERGELIGEFRGEDRLLVITQSGTVKTIIPELTTHFDSDMIVLEKWIPKKPISVIYYDGEKERYYVKRFLIEQEGKEETFISSHPESQLEIVSTDWRPMAEVEFTKERGKDRKPNMEVNLEEFIAVKGINALGNQLTKEKINQINLLDPLPFEAPEEVHADELDVVDEETVSVDLEVDSSDDKSEQSKDDSSTKTDENDDDLDVDDKGQVTLF; encoded by the coding sequence ATGGCAGAAGATCAAAATGAAGAATTGTTAAATGAAGACAATGGTAATCAAGAAACGATTACCAAAGTCACCGGAATGTATAAAGACTGGTTCTTAGATTACGCTTCGTACGTAATCTTAGAGCGTGCGGTACCAGCTATTGAAGATGGTTTTAAGCCAGTGCAGAGACGTATTATGCATTCTATGAAAGATTTGGATGATGGTCGCTACAATAAAGTAGCGAATATCGTAGGACATACAATGCAGTACCATCCGCATGGAGATGCAAGTATTGCTGATGCTATGGTACAAATAGGCCAGAAAGATTTACTGATTGACACCCAAGGAAACTGGGGAAATATTTTAACAGGAGATAGTGCTGCAGCATCGCGTTATATTGAAGCCAGACTATCTAAATTTGCTTTAGATGTTGTTTATAACCCTAAAATTACAGAATGGCAAGCCTCTTATGATGGCAGACGTAAAGAGCCTATAAATTTACCTGTAATGTTTCCTTTGCTTTTGGCACAAGGAGGAGAAGGGATTGCGGTTGGACTTTCAACTAAAATTCTGCCTCACAATTTCTTAGAGCTAATAGATGCCTCTGTAAAGCATTTAAAAGGAAAACGGTTTACGATATATCCAGATTTTCCGACAGCAGGTATTGCAGATATAAGCAATTATAATGATGGTTTGCGTGGCGGAAAAGTAAGAGTACGCGCCAAAATTTCGCAACTAGATAAAAACACGCTTGTAATTACAGAAATTCCATTCGGAACGACGACTTCATCATTAATAGACTCAATTCTGAAAGCTAATGATAAAGGGAAAATTAAAATAAAACGAATTGAGGATAACACGGCAGCCGAAGTTGAGATTCTTATTCATTTACCACCTGGTTTATCACCAGACAAAACCATTGATGCGCTTTATGCATTTACAGCTTGCGAAACATCGATTTCTCCTTTAGGTTGTGTTATTGAGGATAACAAGCCTCTATTTGTTGGTGTTTCTGAAATGCTGCGTCGTTCAACGGATAACACTGTTCAGCTTTTAAAACAAGAGCTAGAAATAAAACTAGGTGAGTTTGAGGAACAGTGGCACTTTGCATCGTTAGAGCGAATTTTTATCGAAAATAGAATTTATCGCGATATAGAGGAAGAAGAAACATGGGAAGGTGTAATTAAGGCTATAGATAAAGGCCTTCAACCACATATTAAGCATTTAAAGCGTGCTATCACAGAGGAAGATATCGTTCGTTTAACAGAAATAAGAATTAAACGTATTTCAAAGTTTGATATAGATAAAGCTCAGCAAAAGATAGATGCTTTAGAAGACCAAATCGCAGAAGTAAAACATCATTTGGCTAATCTTATCGATTACGCTATTGCTTATTTCGAAAGACTAAAAAAGGACTACGGAGAAGGCAAAGAACGCAAAACAGAGTTGCGTGCTTTTGAAGATGTAGATGCTACTAAGGTTGTCATAAGGAATACAAAACTCTATGTTAATAGAGAGGAAGGCTTTATTGGTACGTCGCTAAAACGTGATGAATACGTCTGTGACTGTAGTGATATAGATGATATTATTGTTTTTACTCAAGAGGGTAAAATGATGGTAACCAAGGTAGATTCTAAAACCTTTGTTGGCAAAAATATTATTCATGTTGCTGTGTTTAAGAAAAAAGACAAGCGTACTATTTATAACATGATTTATAGAGATGGTAAAAAAGGACCATCTTATGTTAAACGCTTTGCGGTAACAAGCATTACTAGAGATAGAGAATACGATATGACCAATGGTGATAAAGGTTCTGTGGTATGGTATTTTTCTGCAAATCCTAATGGAGAAGCCGAAGTTGTTACTGTTTTACTACGTCAGGTAGGAAGTATTAAAAAGCTGAAGTGGGATTTAGATTTTGCGGATATTTTAATAAAAGGACGCTCGTCTAAAGGTAATTTGGTTACTAAATATTCTATAAAGCGAATTGAGCTAAAAGAGAAAGGTGTTTCTACATTAAAGCCACGCAAAATATGGTTTGATGATACAGTACAGCGCCTTAATGTGGATGAGCGAGGTGAACTTATTGGTGAGTTTAGAGGTGAAGACCGTTTATTGGTTATTACCCAATCAGGAACTGTAAAAACAATTATTCCAGAACTTACAACTCATTTTGACAGTGATATGATTGTACTTGAGAAATGGATTCCTAAAAAACCAATATCTGTCATCTACTATGATGGTGAAAAAGAACGTTACTATGTAAAACGCTTTTTAATAGAACAAGAAGGAAAAGAAGAAACATTTATTTCTAGTCATCCAGAGTCGCAATTAGAGATTGTATCGACAGATTGGAGGCCAATGGCTGAGGTAGAATTTACTAAAGAACGAGGTAAAGACCGAAAGCCTAACATGGAAGTTAATCTTGAAGAATTTATTGCAGTAAAAGGCATTAATGCACTTGGAAATCAGTTAACTAAAGAAAAGATAAATCAGATAAATTTATTAGACCCATTACCTTTTGAAGCACCAGAAGAAGTCCATGCAGATGAACTTGATGTGGTAGATGAAGAAACGGTATCAGTAGATTTAGAAGTTGATAGCAGCGATGATAAATCAGAGCAATCTAAAGATGATTCTTCAACAAAAACAGATGAAAATGATGATGATTTAGATGTGGATGACAAGGGTCAGGTGACGCTTTTCTAA
- a CDS encoding DNA topoisomerase IV subunit B, which translates to MTEQTNYTEDNIRSLDWKEHIRMRPGMYIGKLGDGSSPDDGIYILVKEVLDNSIDEFVMGAGKTIEISIQGDRVIVRDYGRGIPLGKVVDVVSKMNTGGKYDSKAFKKSVGLNGVGTKAVNALSTYFRVESTRDGKSASAEFELGELKDQEFLDDTSRRKGTKVTFVPDDSIFKNYKFRNEYVVKMLKNYVYLNPGLTIVFNGEKYYSENGLKDLLSENINESDMLYPIIHLRGDDIEVAITHSKTQYSEEYHSFVNGQNTTQGGTHLAAFREAIVKTIREFYGKNYDASDVRKSIVSAIAIKVMEPVFESQTKTKLGSTDMGGDLPTVRTYINDFVKTYLDNYLHKNPNAAEKIQRKILQAERERKELSGIRKLAKERAKKASLHNKKLRDCRIHFGDTKKDKYLDTTLFITEGDSASGSITKSRDVNTQAVFSLKGKPLNSYGLSKKIVYENEEFNLLQAALNIEESIEDLRYNNIVIATDADVDGMHIRLLLITFFLQFFPEVIKEGHLYILQTPLFRVRNKKETIYCYSDEERRNAIEKLKPKPEITRFKGLGEISPDEFKHFIGDDIRLDPVMLDKDMSIEELLSFYMGKNTPSRQEFIIENLKVELDIVEENA; encoded by the coding sequence ATGACAGAACAAACTAACTATACTGAAGATAATATTCGCTCACTCGATTGGAAGGAACACATCAGGATGCGTCCTGGTATGTACATCGGAAAATTAGGTGACGGATCCTCTCCAGATGATGGTATTTATATTCTTGTTAAAGAAGTACTCGATAACTCTATAGATGAGTTTGTAATGGGTGCTGGTAAAACCATTGAAATTTCCATACAAGGCGATCGTGTTATTGTGCGCGATTATGGTCGTGGTATTCCGTTAGGTAAGGTAGTAGATGTAGTGTCTAAGATGAATACTGGTGGAAAGTACGATTCTAAAGCCTTTAAAAAATCCGTTGGATTGAATGGTGTTGGTACCAAAGCTGTTAATGCGCTATCTACGTATTTTAGAGTAGAATCTACCAGAGACGGAAAATCAGCTTCTGCTGAATTTGAATTAGGAGAATTAAAAGACCAGGAATTTTTAGACGATACATCAAGGCGAAAAGGAACCAAGGTAACTTTTGTACCAGATGACAGCATCTTTAAGAACTATAAATTCAGAAATGAATATGTGGTGAAAATGTTGAAAAACTATGTGTATCTAAATCCTGGATTAACCATAGTTTTTAATGGTGAAAAATACTACAGTGAAAACGGTTTAAAGGATTTGCTTTCAGAAAATATTAATGAAAGCGATATGCTTTATCCAATCATTCACTTACGAGGCGATGATATTGAAGTTGCTATAACACATAGTAAAACGCAGTATAGTGAGGAATACCATTCGTTTGTAAACGGACAAAACACAACACAAGGAGGAACGCATTTAGCAGCTTTTAGAGAAGCCATTGTAAAAACAATCCGAGAGTTTTACGGCAAAAACTACGATGCCTCAGATGTAAGAAAGTCTATTGTTTCTGCAATAGCCATTAAGGTGATGGAGCCTGTTTTTGAGAGTCAGACCAAAACCAAGCTAGGTTCTACAGATATGGGAGGCGATTTACCTACTGTGCGTACGTACATCAACGATTTTGTAAAAACCTATTTAGATAATTACCTTCATAAGAATCCTAATGCCGCTGAAAAAATTCAGCGCAAAATTCTTCAAGCAGAACGTGAGCGTAAGGAGTTGTCTGGTATTAGAAAGCTAGCCAAAGAACGTGCTAAAAAGGCAAGTTTGCACAATAAGAAACTTCGCGATTGTCGCATTCATTTTGGCGATACAAAAAAAGATAAATATTTAGACACCACGTTGTTTATTACAGAGGGTGATTCGGCTTCTGGTAGTATCACAAAATCACGAGATGTTAATACACAGGCTGTTTTCAGCTTAAAAGGGAAGCCTCTAAATTCATACGGATTGAGCAAAAAGATTGTATATGAAAATGAAGAGTTCAATCTTTTGCAAGCTGCTTTAAATATAGAAGAGTCCATAGAAGACTTACGATATAACAATATTGTCATCGCGACTGATGCCGATGTAGATGGTATGCACATTAGGTTGTTATTGATTACGTTCTTTCTACAGTTTTTTCCTGAAGTGATTAAAGAAGGGCATTTGTACATTCTTCAAACACCATTATTTAGGGTAAGAAATAAAAAAGAAACGATTTATTGCTATTCTGATGAAGAGCGAAGAAATGCTATTGAAAAATTAAAACCAAAACCAGAGATTACACGATTTAAAGGGTTAGGTGAAATTTCACCAGATGAGTTTAAGCATTTTATTGGTGATGATATACGCTTAGATCCTGTAATGCTAGATAAGGACATGTCTATTGAAGAATTATTGTCTTTCTACATGGGAAAAAACACACCGTCGCGTCAAGAATTTATTATTGAAAATCTTAAAGTAGAACTTGATATCGTTGAAGAAAACGCATGA
- a CDS encoding TIGR02757 family protein, protein MKLKSSELKPFLDEKVHLYNNPKFIESDPIQVPHQFSKKEDIEIAGFLTATIAWGNRKSIINNANKMMVLLDHAPYEFVTQHQDSDLEALQSFVHRTFNGDDFIQFIKSLQHIYKAHNGLEAVFAKHAEPKSLQQSIHEFKKLFFEIPHLERTKKHVSDPLKKSAAKRINMYLRWMVRNDNAGVDFGIWDSLSPAQLSCPLDVHSGNVARQLGLLKRKQNDAKALAELDANLRKLDPNDPVKYDFALFGLGVFEGF, encoded by the coding sequence TTGAAACTCAAATCATCAGAACTTAAACCCTTTTTAGACGAGAAAGTCCACCTTTACAATAACCCAAAATTTATTGAGAGCGACCCAATACAAGTGCCTCATCAATTTTCTAAAAAAGAGGATATTGAGATTGCTGGGTTTTTAACTGCTACCATTGCCTGGGGAAATCGTAAAAGCATTATTAATAATGCCAATAAAATGATGGTGCTGTTAGACCACGCACCTTATGAGTTTGTGACCCAGCACCAAGACTCAGATTTAGAGGCTTTGCAGTCGTTTGTACACAGAACGTTTAATGGTGATGATTTTATTCAGTTTATAAAAAGTCTGCAACATATTTATAAAGCGCATAATGGTTTAGAAGCTGTGTTTGCAAAACATGCTGAGCCCAAATCTTTACAACAAAGCATCCACGAGTTTAAAAAACTATTTTTTGAAATTCCCCATTTAGAGCGTACCAAAAAACATGTGAGCGACCCTCTTAAAAAGTCTGCTGCCAAACGAATAAACATGTACTTACGTTGGATGGTACGTAACGATAATGCTGGTGTAGACTTTGGTATTTGGGACAGCCTCTCTCCTGCTCAACTCAGTTGTCCGTTGGATGTGCATTCTGGTAATGTTGCACGACAATTAGGCTTACTAAAACGTAAGCAGAATGATGCTAAAGCTTTAGCAGAATTGGATGCGAACTTACGTAAGTTAGACCCTAACGATCCTGTAAAATATGATTTCGCATTGTTTGGCTTGGGTGTTTTTGAGGGGTTTTAA